CCCAGGCCCTCGACCATGGCCGCCATGGTGTCGAGTTCCTTGGGGTACTCGTGCTCGGCGAGGTCGTACTTGCGGGAGATGGGGCGGAAGATCTGTGCTGCGACCTGATGCGCCTGGTTCGCAGAGGCCCTCAGCTTCTTGGGCAGTTCGAGATTGATCATCGAAAGGTCTCCTGTAAACGGATCGGGTCGGCGTCAGATGAGGACGATGCCTTCGGCAACGCCGACGGCTCGCAGGTCGCGGTACCAGCGCTCCACCGGGTGCTCCTTGGTGTAGCCGTGGCCGCCGAGCAGCTGGACGCCGTCCAGGCCGATCTGCATTCCCTTGTCCGAGGCGAGCTTCCGTGCCAGCGCGGCCTCGCGGGCGAACGACAGGCCCTGTTCCGCGCGGGAGGCGCCGCGCAGCGTGACCAGGCGCATGCTGTCGAGTTCGATCGCGATGTTCGCCACCATGAACGCCACGGCCTGACGGTGGCTGATCGGCTCGCCGAACGCCTCCCGCTCGTTCACGTACGGGATCACGTAGTCGAGCACGGCCTGGCAGGTGCCCACACCGAGCGACGCCCACCCCAGCCGGGCCAACCGGATGGCGTCGGCGTACTCGCGGGCACGCTGGTCGGCGTCGCCGTCGCCGAGGATCGCCGACTCGGGAACGGCGACGTCGGTGAGGATCAGCCGGCCCAGGCCGGCGGCGCGCAGACCCATGCTCGGATCCGCCTCCACGACAAGGCCCTTGGTATTGGACTCGACGATGAAGAACGCCGGACGGCCGTCGAGTTCGGCCGCGACGACGAACAGTTCCGCCGACCCGGCCGCCGGGACGAGGCTCTTGACACCGTTGAGCTTGTAGCCGCTGGGGGAGCGGACTGCCTTGGTCTGCAGCGCGAACGGGTCGAACAGCGCGCGCGGCTCGCTCACCACCACCGCCGCGGCCGGGACGTTCTCGCCGGCGAACGCGGGCAGGTAGGTCTGCTGCTGCGCGTCGGTACCCCACTGGGTGAGCGCGACGGCCACGCCGCTGGGCGCGAGGATCGGCAGTGCAAGTCCCATGTCGCCGTGCGCGAGGGCCTCGGCCACCAGCGCGTTGGTGACGGCGCCGCGCTCGGACGCCACACCCTCGAGTTCCTCGGGGATGTTGATCAGTGTGATGCCGAGTTCGGCGGAGCGCTTCAGGAGGTCGGCGGGCGCGGCGGCGGCCTCGTCGGCGTCGTGTGCGGCCGGACGCAGGATCTCGGCCGAGAAGTCCCGGACCGTCTCGACGATCATCTGCTGCTCGTCGTTCGGCGTCAGGTCGAAGTACTCGGCGTTCTTGGTGGCGCCGTCGGGCAGGCGCTTGGGCGCGCCGCCGCCGGAGACGCGGTTGAACGTGCGGGTCGCGGCGCCGAGGGTCTTGAAGCCGGTCTTGGTGCCTTCGTAGGTGACGCGGTCGATGACCTGTCGCAGGTTGTACTTCTCGGCCAGGTCGGAGCCGGTGATCCGGGTCAGTACGCGCATCGCGGCGCCCATTGCGTCACGCTTGACCGGGTTCAAGCCGACCGCCGAGGTATCGCGGGGCTGCTTGGCGCCGTTCGTCTTCACAACGTCTTGCTTGCTCATGATGACCATTTCTCGGGGTGCGGTCTCGGACGCCCCTACCTTACTCCGGAGTAAGAAACGAAGTCGAGTCGAATCGAAAAGTGACGACCATCACGATTCGGGCAAGTCTACGGATGTGCGGACGGTGGTGGAAACCTGCACACAACCTTCACAACTCCTGCCGGGTATCCCCACAACCACGCAATACAGTCGATCTCGTGACCATCCGCGATCGAGGTAACCAGCGAAAAGTGCTCGTCGTCGACGTCGGCGGCGCGGACGTGGGGTTCGACTACAACGCCGCCCGGTCGCGGGCACACGCGATCGTCGAGGCCCGTCCGATCGGACCGTGCCCGGTCAGCTCCACGGAGTGATCGGGGGCTTGACCCACATGATCTTCTCGTCGGCATGCCGGGGGAGGGCGCGCGGATCGTCCGGATGGCTCTGCGCCCAGCGCGTCTTCTCGTCGATCAGTTGCGCCGCGACCGTCCATGTCTCGCGGGTGCTCGGCGGATTCGCATCCGCTGCGCGGGCCAGCTTGCGGAGCCGATCATCACGCAGATCGAGCAGTTCGGCGCCGGTGATGCCGCGCTCCCACGCGAACCGCGCCAACCCCAGCGCCTTCTCCCGACGCTTGCGGCTCGCCTGATCGGTGTGGGCGAAGTCGACCTCGTCGGCGTCCATCCGTGTCACTCCCATGCTGACTTGATCTTGTCCGGCGGCCGCGGATGTGCCGCGTCGGCCGTACCGAGTGTGACACCGTGGACGGATGCCGGTGATCGCGCAGGTCTTCGCAGCGTTGGCGGCCGCCCTGCACGTGGTGATCTTCGTGATGGAGAGCGTGCTGTGGCAGCGACCGCAGGTGTGGCGGCGCTTCGGCCTGGCCAGCCAGCAGGACGCCGACGTCACCCGCCCGCTCGCCTACAACCAGGGGTTCTACAACCTCTTCCTGGCGCTCGGCATCATCGCCGGGCTGATCGCCGGCGGGACCGGGGGCGACGCGGTGGTGCTGTTCTGCTGCGCCGCGATCGTCGGCGCCGCCGTTGTCCTCGCCTCGACCGGGGTCCGCTACCTGCAGGCCGCGCTCATCCAAGGTGTCGCCCCGGCGCTCGCGCTCGTCACGGCCGCCGTCTTCTGACCCCGTTTTGCGCACTTATCGGTGTTCCGGGAGCCCGAAACAC
This genomic stretch from Prescottella soli harbors:
- a CDS encoding DUF1304 domain-containing protein; this encodes MPVIAQVFAALAAALHVVIFVMESVLWQRPQVWRRFGLASQQDADVTRPLAYNQGFYNLFLALGIIAGLIAGGTGGDAVVLFCCAAIVGAAVVLASTGVRYLQAALIQGVAPALALVTAAVF
- a CDS encoding acyl-CoA dehydrogenase family protein gives rise to the protein MVIMSKQDVVKTNGAKQPRDTSAVGLNPVKRDAMGAAMRVLTRITGSDLAEKYNLRQVIDRVTYEGTKTGFKTLGAATRTFNRVSGGGAPKRLPDGATKNAEYFDLTPNDEQQMIVETVRDFSAEILRPAAHDADEAAAAPADLLKRSAELGITLINIPEELEGVASERGAVTNALVAEALAHGDMGLALPILAPSGVAVALTQWGTDAQQQTYLPAFAGENVPAAAVVVSEPRALFDPFALQTKAVRSPSGYKLNGVKSLVPAAGSAELFVVAAELDGRPAFFIVESNTKGLVVEADPSMGLRAAGLGRLILTDVAVPESAILGDGDADQRAREYADAIRLARLGWASLGVGTCQAVLDYVIPYVNEREAFGEPISHRQAVAFMVANIAIELDSMRLVTLRGASRAEQGLSFAREAALARKLASDKGMQIGLDGVQLLGGHGYTKEHPVERWYRDLRAVGVAEGIVLI